In a single window of the Littorina saxatilis isolate snail1 linkage group LG3, US_GU_Lsax_2.0, whole genome shotgun sequence genome:
- the LOC138961981 gene encoding uncharacterized protein — protein MPLNPRLFPHKQCRLILIGKTGNGKSSTGNSILGKDAFQPQVGINSGTQTGSLQVTQRGGIEIQVMDTPGLHDTEVGDKVISERITRSLLAIHPGPHAILLCLSCDVRFTEEEVNVFNALKEIFGKKMTSYLIVVFSKFDVFNGNRSAFEKQLSKCTELNNVLAQAQRRYVLFDNREALSAYKKSEQVDQLLTMVQEVVNQNGCHFRHDLTPELIRSMDVLTRVELMRIRGQDTKERNAHTRLEHRKAQAQEATPDWRQFHAQNETRLRFDLTEKDTRSFFDETGNLPSSQQDTADGRVYDPTEDQTAQVSDATPTPKLRKSLAKNKETGQFHRVVGREECQRNGPSRHNTEDEHLRTNREDQVAETDELTSRSLESPASNMPRNRSSWACGDGGRGNSAGMQSKSIMQLKESRQVANRRKLFETMSKQPALTQEEIASKFKLKPRGADPLNRNDNKGPSSQAYEHRPTLKGRSREPRNRRVSSPQDYYKHKGDTQPGKHDHEDRPQRKQSEMAENKDSSTKTPEYRPTLEVRAGRPGDTGVRAVQDDYKSQGGTRPEPLDSQDNPRRKLSEKQSTLATAHDQDCNDGGTQPEPNKPQERPERKVLEVSSHPPNGQAGNNQDLSAQPEPRGSFDRFDRNPRVTSFIPASAQEPYSHESNTHQESRKPQDTHERKSLDAPTAAHYGKYPPEDLQNEPTSHPEQPQQSQQESPSAPRRSSNLGSLFQQIGFTRGAGQAYIPDIKLSERQRQMLEERLKKRIAQGTADLNEEQVEELGKTTNTIDKAVQDGLKKFLVQNMNNCTLM, from the exons ATGCCTCTGAATCCAAGACTTTTTCCACACAAACAATGTCGTCTGATACTCATCGGAAAAACCGGGAATGGCAAAAGCAGTACCGGAAACAGCATTCTGGGCAAAGACGCGTTCCAGCCTCAAGTTGGAATCAACTCTGGCACCCAAACAGGAAGTCTGCAAGTAACTCAGAGAGGGGGTATCGAGATTCAG GTAATGGACACACCAGGACTTCACGATACAGAAGTAGGAGACAAAGTTATCTCGGAACGAATCACAAGATCTTTGCTGGCTATACACCCGGGTCCCCATGCTATCCTCCTCTGCCTGTCATGTGACGTTCGTTTTACCGAGGAAGAAGTCAAC GTTTTTAACGCCCTGAAGGAGATCtttggaaagaaaatgacgtCATACCTGATAGTGGTCTTTTCAAAATTCGATGTCTTCAATGGGAACAGATCTGCCTTTGAGAAGCAG CTGTCCAAATGCACAGAGCTGAACAACGTTCTGGCGCAGGCCCAAAGGCGCTACGTCCTCTTCGACAACAGAGAGGCACTCAGCGCCTACAAGAAGAGCGAACAGGTGGATCAACTGCTTACCATGGTACAGGAAGTGGTCAACCAGAACGGATGTCATTTCCGACACGATCTAACCCCTGAACTGATCAGGTCTATGGATGTGTTAACAAGGGTTGAACTGATGAGAATACGCGGTCAAGATACCAAAGAAAGAAACGCCCATACTCGCCTGGAGCACCGAAAAGCTCAGGCGCAAGAAGCTACACCCGATTGGAGACAGTTTCatgcacaaaatgaaacaagacTGCGATTTGATCTGACAGAAAAGGATACACGCTCCTTTTTTGACGAAACCGGAAATTTGCCTTCAAGCCAGCAAGATACTGCTGACGGACGTGTGTACGATCCCACAGAGGACCAGACTGCTCAAGTCTCGGACGCCACACCTACACCTAAGCTGAGAAAGTCCCTTGCGAAGAACAAAGAAACAGGACAGTTTCACAGAGTAGTAGGAAGGGAGGAATGCCAGCGAAATGGTCCGAGCCGTCACAACACTGAAGATGAGCACTTGCGTACAAACAGGGAGGATCAAGTTGCTGAAACGGATGAACTCACATCAAGATCACTTGAGAGTCCTGCATCGAACATGCCAAGGAATCGTTCAAGCTGGGCTTGTGGAGATGGAGGAAGGGGAAACTCGGCTGGGATGCAGTCCAAAAGCATAATGCAACTGAAAGAGTCCAGACAAGTTGCCAACAGACGAAAACTGTTCGAAACGATGTCCAAGCAACCCGCTCTGACACAGGAAGAGATTGCGTCAAAATTTAAGCTCAAACCACGCGGAGCGGACCCATTGAATCGTAACGACAACAAGGGCCCATCCTCGCAGGCGTATGAGCACAGACCCACTCTCAAAGGCAGGTCTCGGGAGCCAAGAAACAGAAGAGTGAGTTCACCGCAAGATTACTATAAACATAAGGGAGACACTCAGCCTGGAAAACATGATCATGAAGACAGGCCACAGAGAAAACAATCGGAAATGGCGGAAAACAAGGACTCATCCACTAAGACACCCGAGTACAGACCCACCCTTGAAGTCAGGGCTGGGAGGCCAGGGGACACAGGAGTGAGAGCAGTGCAGGATGATTACAAAAGCCAGGGAGGCACTCGACCTGAGCCTCTTGACTCTCAGGATAACCCTCGGAGAAAACTATCGGAAAAACAATCCACTCTGGCTACAGCACACGACCAGGACTGTAACGATGGAGGCACTCAACCTGAGCCTAATAAGCCTCAAGAGCGGCCTGAAAGGAAAGTCCTGGAAGTCTCATCACATCCGCCCAATGGACAGGCTGGAAACAACCAAGACCTAAGCGCACAACCTGAGCCAAGAGGTTCCTTTGACAGATTTGACAGAAACCCTCGAGTAACTTCATTTATTCCAGCATCCGCACAAGAACCCTACAGTCATGAAAGTAATACTCACCAGGAGTCAAGGAAACCGCAAGACACACATGAAAGAAAATCTCTTGATGCACCAACGGCGGCTCACTACGGCAAATATCCCCCAGAAGATTTGCAGAACGAACCAACATCACATCCAGAACAACCACAACAGTCTCAGCAGGAATCTCCTTCAGCCCCACGGCGTTCAAGTAACCTGGGGTCTCTCTTTCAACAGATCGGGTTCACAAGAGGCGCAGGACAAGCATACATACCAGACATCAAGTTATctgagagacagcgacagatgCTAGAAGAACGCCTGAAAAAGAGGATCGCACAGGGCACCGCGGATTTGAACGAAGAGCAGGTAGAAGAGCTCGGGAAAACCACTAACACCATAGATAAGGCTGTTCAGGATGGACTGAAAAAGTTCCTTGTTCAGAATATGAACAATTGCACCCTGATGTGA